The Antarcticibacterium sp. 1MA-6-2 genome has a window encoding:
- a CDS encoding response regulator transcription factor — protein sequence MNIEKKQLLLISNNAKFVTEIKEGLSLHFEINVVNGIHSGYHTALGLLPDIILLDHPSLDSKSFKNLANFKSTHFLNKCWLIMYAEESSRRTVEKSYSGITDEIFYSSTEPSLLAGKIIKRVYSNFSLTNYWKDSFMGLFNLLANPVVLLEQDNIIQMNDAFKQTFKVESTDGIKLTDFVKCENKAKVKESLRNFARGKHMKAVTRTVLRLKNDKVRNAKISFSKLDKMINGQYIMMIHFSEEVELVTENIGTNSSIVENCFEDNARIADFSFTKREKEIIQLLCKGYKTKEISETLFISPKTIEKHRANIIKRTNSETILESIIYAISHNLIDLQVA from the coding sequence ATGAATATTGAGAAAAAACAATTACTGCTTATTAGTAACAATGCAAAATTTGTTACGGAAATTAAAGAGGGGCTAAGTTTACATTTTGAAATAAATGTGGTGAATGGAATTCACTCCGGGTACCACACGGCCCTTGGTTTATTACCCGATATTATTTTACTGGATCATCCTTCCCTTGATTCCAAAAGTTTTAAAAATCTCGCAAATTTTAAGTCGACACATTTCCTGAACAAGTGCTGGTTAATTATGTATGCAGAAGAATCTTCCAGGCGTACAGTGGAAAAAAGTTATTCAGGAATTACAGATGAGATATTCTATTCTTCTACAGAACCTTCTTTGTTGGCCGGAAAAATTATTAAGCGTGTTTACTCCAATTTTTCCCTTACTAATTATTGGAAAGATTCTTTTATGGGTCTTTTTAATTTACTGGCTAATCCTGTAGTCCTTTTGGAGCAGGACAATATAATACAAATGAATGATGCGTTTAAACAAACGTTTAAGGTTGAAAGTACCGATGGGATTAAACTTACTGATTTTGTGAAATGTGAAAACAAGGCAAAGGTGAAAGAAAGCCTCCGAAATTTTGCAAGGGGGAAACATATGAAGGCAGTGACCAGAACAGTTTTGCGACTTAAAAATGACAAGGTTAGAAATGCAAAAATCAGTTTTTCAAAACTAGATAAGATGATCAATGGTCAATATATTATGATGATACATTTTTCTGAAGAAGTGGAGTTGGTAACAGAGAATATAGGCACAAATTCATCAATAGTAGAAAATTGTTTCGAAGACAATGCCAGAATAGCCGATTTCAGTTTTACCAAAAGAGAAAAGGAAATAATCCAGTTATTATGTAAAGGATATAAGACGAAAGAGATTTCAGAAACTTTGTTTATTTCTCCCAAAACAATTGAAAAACACCGGGCAAATATTATCAAACGTACAAATTCTGAAACTATACTGGAGAGTATTATTTATGCTATAAGCCATAATCTTATAGATCTCCAGGTGGCTTAA
- a CDS encoding thrombospondin type 3 repeat-containing protein has product MKNFKLSIAYLAMFAMIFTSCSKEEVGGANQDSDMATLSFGAIVNDIVTNRASKQAIGDLPDCTDDEPAYVEIVLMMGDDEVVGTSEDPYRVDLVAGEVFTVEDEALELTPGDYTLSHFSVYNADGDLIWIAPRTGSPLGEFVDITLPLDIDLRAGVKKYVDVNVLCFDNRNVNQYGYLFFELIPTELIEFCFFANYCPTDEGGRDYPARYSVSIWQGTNANGTPLYTNVINNTDQYDNGDFYATPLCFALPNNDNPNQPYLYYEVTLLDWDANYGDAEDLVIRGTLTAQDIYDNFDGDDNVNYEHLRFGCEVVNCPGVPTPGDMDGDCIPDGEDPCPQVPSSQDMDGDCIPDGEDPCPAVHTDQDMDGDCIPDGQDNCPEVANPDQEDSDNDGIGDACDEDGGDDCETAIMWGDTELNDLDGVPANRWGWVEHFQGDELEDGEYQFNYYAAAGQNEVSNGYLAGVVTIIVAGNDVHVQIDLEDGVSLDEAHVYFSSTNAPTTTAFGQWTSNLGENPSTEGNLVSYTRDGDFWIGFHGVVCR; this is encoded by the coding sequence ATGAAAAACTTTAAACTATCCATTGCCTATCTGGCAATGTTTGCAATGATCTTTACTTCCTGTAGTAAAGAAGAAGTGGGAGGGGCAAACCAGGATTCAGATATGGCCACTTTATCCTTTGGGGCCATTGTAAATGACATTGTTACAAATCGTGCTTCCAAGCAGGCCATTGGCGATTTGCCTGATTGTACAGATGACGAACCTGCCTATGTGGAAATCGTACTTATGATGGGAGATGATGAAGTAGTAGGTACTTCAGAAGATCCTTATAGAGTAGATCTTGTTGCAGGCGAGGTTTTTACCGTGGAAGATGAAGCATTAGAGCTTACTCCCGGCGACTACACTTTAAGTCATTTTTCTGTTTATAATGCCGACGGAGATCTTATCTGGATTGCGCCAAGAACAGGTAGCCCTCTTGGAGAGTTTGTGGACATTACTTTACCATTAGACATCGATCTAAGAGCAGGAGTGAAGAAGTATGTTGATGTAAATGTACTTTGTTTTGATAACCGTAATGTTAACCAATATGGATATTTATTCTTTGAATTAATTCCTACAGAGCTTATTGAATTTTGCTTCTTTGCAAACTATTGTCCAACAGATGAAGGTGGAAGAGATTATCCTGCACGTTATAGTGTAAGCATCTGGCAGGGAACTAATGCTAACGGTACACCTTTATACACTAATGTTATAAATAATACTGATCAATACGATAACGGTGACTTTTATGCAACACCTTTATGTTTTGCATTACCAAACAATGATAATCCAAACCAGCCATACTTATATTATGAGGTTACTTTGCTAGACTGGGATGCTAATTATGGAGATGCAGAAGATTTAGTTATCCGCGGGACCTTAACAGCTCAGGACATCTATGATAATTTCGATGGCGATGATAACGTAAATTATGAGCACTTAAGATTTGGATGTGAAGTAGTTAATTGCCCTGGAGTTCCAACTCCTGGAGATATGGATGGAGATTGTATTCCTGACGGTGAGGATCCATGTCCTCAAGTACCATCTAGTCAGGATATGGACGGAGATTGTATACCTGATGGTGAGGATCCTTGTCCTGCTGTGCACACAGACCAGGATATGGATGGAGATTGTATTCCTGATGGCCAGGACAACTGTCCAGAAGTTGCCAATCCTGACCAGGAAGATTCTGACAATGATGGTATAGGTGATGCTTGTGATGAAGATGGCGGTGACGATTGTGAAACTGCTATTATGTGGGGTGATACTGAGCTAAATGATCTTGACGGAGTTCCTGCAAACAGATGGGGATGGGTTGAGCATTTCCAAGGAGATGAATTAGAAGATGGAGAGTATCAGTTTAATTATTACGCTGCTGCCGGACAAAATGAAGTTAGCAATGGTTATTTAGCCGGAGTAGTTACTATTATTGTTGCAGGTAATGATGTACACGTTCAAATTGATCTTGAAGATGGTGTTTCTCTGGATGAAGCTCATGTATATTTTAGTAGCACTAATGCACCAACCACTACAGCTTTTGGACAATGGACTTCTAATTTAGGAGAGAATCCATCGACAGAAGGAAACTTAGTTAGCTATACCAGAGATGGAGATTTCTGGATTGGCTTCCACGGTGTAGTTTGTAGATAA